The sequence GCAGTGGGGCACGGCATCACCATTCGCCGGCCGCTGCGCTTCAAGCACACGGCGGCGGCCGGCTTCGGGGACATTCCGGCCTACCGGGTGGACGGCACCCCGGCCGACTGCGTGGTGCTGGGGGTTCACCTGCTGGCGCGGCCGGACCTGGTGGTCAGCGGCATCAACATCGGCCCCAATCTGGGCGACGACCTGACCCACTCCGGCACGGTGGCGGCGGCCATCGAGGGCCTGGCGCTGGGGATTCCGTCTATTGCCTTCAGCCAGCAGGCCCGCCCTGACGGCGAGTACGACTTTGCTGCTGGCGCCGACTACGCCGCCCGCCTGGCCGCCGAGGTGGCGGTACGTGGGCTGCCGCCCCGCACGCTGCTGAACGTGAATTTCCCCGGTACGGGCCCCCAGGGCGTGCAGGTTACGGAGGTGGGGATGCACCGCTGGGAAGACCGCATCGACTCGCGCCAGGACCCCGAGGGCCGCGAGTATCACTGGGTGGCCGGCACCAGTACCGCGCCGGAGGATGAAGACGAACGCACCGACTACGGCGCCGTGCAGCGCGGCTTTATCAGCGTGTCGCCGGTGCGGCTGGACCTGACCGCCCGTGACCTGATGCCGCAGCTGAGCGAGTACCTGCCTGCGCTCTGAGCTTTAACACGCTTCCCACCGAGCCTGGCTAGACTGAGACCCGATGAACTTTGCCAAATCCCCCGCGCTGCTGCTCAGTGCCCTGCTGGGCCTGGGCACCCTGAGCGCCTGCCAGGAGCAGACCAAAACCACCACGACCACGACCAGCTCGGCGGCGACCAGTGAAGCCACTACCAGTGAAGCCAGCACCAGCGCCACTGAGACGAGTGCCAGTGAGGCCAGCGCCGCAGGGACCAGTGCCAGCGCGGCCGCCAGCGTCCCGGAAGTCACCAAGCCCGGCG is a genomic window of Deinococcus proteolyticus MRP containing:
- the surE gene encoding 5'/3'-nucleotidase SurE; amino-acid sequence: MTAELPARTQAARPPRFQPANPARPTILVANDDGIFSPGIKALGLALAEVGNVFVVAPDVEQSAVGHGITIRRPLRFKHTAAAGFGDIPAYRVDGTPADCVVLGVHLLARPDLVVSGINIGPNLGDDLTHSGTVAAAIEGLALGIPSIAFSQQARPDGEYDFAAGADYAARLAAEVAVRGLPPRTLLNVNFPGTGPQGVQVTEVGMHRWEDRIDSRQDPEGREYHWVAGTSTAPEDEDERTDYGAVQRGFISVSPVRLDLTARDLMPQLSEYLPAL